A genomic region of Aureimonas populi contains the following coding sequences:
- a CDS encoding recombinase family protein, protein MDGMLNSKRRLRCAVYTRKSSEEGLDMEFNSLDAQRESCEAYVASQRSEGWATIRERYDDGGFSGGTLDRPGLKRLLADIEDGLVDVVVVYKIDRLSRSLMDFSKLVEVFDRNEVTFVSVTQSFNTTTSMGRLTLNILLSFAQFEREVIGERIRDKVAASRKRGIWMGGYVPFGYDVQDRKLVVNAAEAAAVRRIFERFVELGSATTLARELRAQGFRNKQGTLVDKGYLYRLLNNRVYRGEAVHKGKAYPGEHEAIIDAELWNHVHAILQESPRKRANNSRMQMPALLKGLIFSETGAAMTPTATRKGAKLYRYYVSMDVIRNREDSESDVPSRLPAGMVEDAVVTEVRRIVQTPEVVTKVLDALRQGGPQVREAEAIAALNDFDALWNQLFPAEQARIIQLLVRRVIVTADGLAVDVRAEGIGGVIREMLAPARMEAAE, encoded by the coding sequence ATGGACGGCATGCTCAACTCGAAACGCCGCCTCCGTTGTGCCGTCTACACCCGGAAGTCGAGCGAGGAAGGGCTCGACATGGAATTCAACAGCCTCGATGCCCAGCGCGAATCCTGCGAGGCCTATGTGGCCAGCCAGAGGTCGGAAGGCTGGGCCACGATCCGGGAGCGATATGACGACGGCGGCTTCTCCGGCGGCACCCTCGACCGCCCGGGGCTGAAACGGCTGCTCGCCGACATCGAGGACGGACTTGTCGACGTCGTGGTCGTCTACAAGATCGACCGGCTCTCGCGCTCGCTGATGGATTTCTCGAAGTTGGTCGAGGTGTTCGACCGGAACGAAGTGACGTTCGTGAGCGTCACCCAGTCATTCAACACCACCACGTCCATGGGGCGGCTCACGCTGAACATCCTGCTCAGCTTCGCCCAGTTCGAGCGCGAGGTGATCGGCGAGCGGATCCGCGACAAGGTGGCCGCGTCCCGGAAGCGCGGGATCTGGATGGGCGGCTACGTGCCGTTCGGCTACGATGTTCAGGATCGCAAGCTGGTGGTCAACGCGGCCGAGGCTGCCGCAGTGCGCCGCATCTTCGAACGCTTCGTCGAACTCGGCTCGGCGACGACGCTGGCCCGTGAACTGCGTGCGCAGGGGTTCCGAAACAAGCAGGGGACGCTGGTCGACAAGGGCTATCTCTACCGTTTGCTGAATAACCGCGTCTATCGAGGTGAAGCCGTCCACAAAGGGAAGGCATATCCCGGCGAGCATGAAGCCATCATCGACGCCGAGCTCTGGAACCACGTCCACGCCATTTTGCAGGAGAGCCCGCGCAAGCGCGCGAACAACAGCCGGATGCAGATGCCCGCACTGCTCAAGGGCCTGATCTTCAGCGAAACCGGCGCAGCCATGACGCCGACGGCCACGCGCAAGGGAGCCAAGCTCTACCGCTACTATGTTTCAATGGATGTGATCCGGAACCGCGAGGATAGCGAATCCGATGTGCCGTCGCGGCTTCCGGCAGGCATGGTCGAGGACGCAGTGGTGACGGAAGTCCGCCGTATCGTGCAGACGCCCGAGGTGGTGACGAAGGTTCTCGACGCCTTGCGGCAGGGCGGCCCGCAGGTTCGAGAAGCCGAGGCCATCGCTGCGTTGAACGATTTCGACGCGCTCTGGAACCAGCTTTTTCCTGCGGAACAGGCGCGGATCATCCAGTTGCTCGTCCGGCGCGTCATCGTGACCGCTGACGGGCTTGCGGTCGATGTTCGGGCCGAGGGAATCGGTGGGGTCATCCGCGAGATGCTCGCACCCGCTCGTATGGAGGCTGCTGAATGA
- a CDS encoding DUF3883 domain-containing protein, which yields MLADDIAGRRYSKTEHRRTLLPLLNDRSEGSVEFKHQNISAVLKGLGEDWILGYKPAFNFQMTLVDAVARWLALHPDWLGRMPGTRPATGLQEAAQLWIGPPPTLSNQPPPQELEQMLHIARKFDVAGRDERNRALGRAGEERVLAHERASLQAVGREDLARKVRWVSQEDGDGAGYDIESFAPDGRSRLIEVKTTNGWERTPFLITRNELAVAEERRSEWRLFRLWNFSREPKAFELHPPLDAHVALTATTFQASFH from the coding sequence ATGCTGGCCGATGACATCGCCGGGCGCCGTTACAGCAAGACGGAGCATCGCCGGACGCTCCTGCCGCTGCTCAACGATCGTTCGGAAGGATCGGTCGAGTTCAAGCACCAGAACATCAGTGCGGTGCTGAAGGGGCTCGGCGAGGACTGGATCCTCGGCTACAAGCCAGCGTTCAATTTCCAGATGACGCTGGTCGATGCGGTGGCGCGCTGGCTCGCGCTCCATCCCGACTGGCTCGGTCGGATGCCCGGCACACGTCCGGCCACCGGCCTACAGGAGGCCGCGCAGCTCTGGATCGGCCCACCGCCCACGCTGTCCAACCAGCCACCGCCGCAAGAGCTCGAGCAGATGCTGCACATCGCCCGCAAATTCGATGTCGCGGGCCGGGACGAGCGCAACCGCGCTCTCGGTCGCGCGGGCGAGGAACGTGTGCTGGCGCATGAGCGGGCTTCGCTTCAGGCCGTGGGCCGCGAGGATCTGGCGCGGAAGGTACGCTGGGTGTCGCAAGAGGATGGTGACGGCGCAGGTTATGATATCGAGAGCTTCGCGCCGGATGGGCGGTCGCGCCTGATCGAGGTGAAGACCACGAATGGATGGGAGCGCACACCGTTCCTGATCACCCGCAACGAACTGGCCGTGGCCGAGGAGCGGCGCTCGGAATGGCGTCTGTTCCGGCTCTGGAACTTCTCGCGCGAGCCGAAGGCGTTCGAACTCCACCCGCCACTCGATGCCCATGTCGCTCTGACCGCGACGACGTTTCAGGCGAGCTTTCACTGA
- a CDS encoding cupin domain-containing protein, producing the protein MPLNDLMADAIIKQLSMTRHPEGGWYVETFRDEGGGARGHSTAIYFLLKRGERSHWHRVGDASEIWLYHAGAPLSLSLWDEGETFRIIRLGPDLVLGEQPQAVVPANVWQAAESEGDFTLVSCVVAPGFLFSSFELAPPGWEPPFESR; encoded by the coding sequence ATGCCTCTGAACGACCTGATGGCGGACGCCATCATCAAGCAGCTCAGCATGACCCGGCACCCGGAAGGCGGCTGGTATGTGGAGACCTTCAGGGACGAAGGCGGCGGAGCGCGCGGGCATTCGACAGCGATCTATTTTCTTCTGAAACGTGGCGAGCGCTCGCATTGGCACCGAGTGGGCGACGCGTCGGAAATCTGGCTCTACCACGCAGGCGCACCGCTCAGCTTGTCGCTGTGGGACGAAGGCGAAACCTTCCGCATAATTCGCCTAGGTCCCGACCTTGTTCTAGGCGAACAGCCACAGGCGGTAGTGCCTGCGAATGTATGGCAGGCAGCGGAGAGCGAAGGCGATTTCACGCTCGTCAGTTGCGTCGTAGCACCAGGTTTCCTCTTCTCTTCTTTCGAGCTCGCGCCCCCGGGCTGGGAGCCACCATTCGAAAGCCGCTGA
- a CDS encoding lipid kinase, protein MIKEPGGEKLPRRALLLLNKRARSGGASIEGALGVLRRGLTLIEPSEGRPFEDLIREHRKSVDLVILGGGDGTLNTAARALMETRLPFGILPLGTANDLARTLGLPQNIEAVAEVIVRGNKRAIDLGEVNGRLYFNVASIGFSASLAKNLTAEAKKRWGKLGYGIAAFNLLRQSQPFTVQIEHDGRMETVRTVQISVGNGRYYGGGMAVEQSAAPDDGALDVYSLEIDHWWELLALAPALRRGTQGNSRKVRTFRTAELKVQTRRPHDVNTDGDISTTTPAHFRIHRRAVDVFVPGAPS, encoded by the coding sequence ATGATCAAAGAACCGGGCGGCGAGAAACTGCCGAGACGTGCACTGCTTCTGCTGAACAAGCGGGCGCGCAGCGGAGGGGCGTCCATCGAGGGAGCGCTCGGCGTTCTGCGTCGAGGCCTGACGCTCATTGAACCGTCAGAAGGCCGTCCCTTCGAGGATTTGATCCGAGAACACCGCAAGAGCGTCGATCTGGTGATTTTGGGGGGCGGCGACGGGACGCTGAATACGGCTGCCCGCGCGTTGATGGAAACGCGGCTCCCGTTCGGCATCCTCCCGCTTGGAACGGCGAACGATCTCGCCCGCACTCTTGGGTTGCCGCAAAACATCGAGGCGGTCGCCGAGGTGATCGTGCGGGGGAACAAGCGTGCCATCGATCTGGGCGAGGTCAATGGCCGGCTGTATTTCAACGTGGCGAGTATCGGGTTCTCGGCGTCGCTGGCCAAGAATCTCACCGCGGAAGCCAAGAAGCGATGGGGCAAGCTGGGGTACGGGATTGCGGCCTTCAACCTCTTGCGGCAAAGCCAGCCCTTCACGGTCCAGATTGAGCATGACGGGCGTATGGAGACGGTGCGTACGGTTCAAATATCGGTGGGCAATGGCAGATATTACGGTGGCGGCATGGCTGTGGAGCAGTCGGCCGCGCCCGACGACGGAGCACTTGACGTCTATAGCCTGGAGATCGATCACTGGTGGGAGTTGCTGGCGCTCGCGCCGGCACTGCGGCGGGGCACGCAGGGCAACTCGCGCAAAGTGAGAACGTTTCGAACAGCCGAATTGAAAGTCCAGACACGCCGGCCGCACGATGTGAATACGGACGGGGACATCTCAACGACGACCCCGGCTCACTTCCGTATCCATCGCCGTGCGGTCGATGTGTTCGTGCCGGGGGCGCCGTCGTAA
- a CDS encoding transglycosylase SLT domain-containing protein, with amino-acid sequence MMRVAMVLALLLLSGCASAPKNTDNSCAIFEQQSGFLTNWRRDAERTSTEFGIPVSVLMATIQAESNFEARARPPRRKLLGVIPWKRQSTAYGYAQALDRTWDDYQRRTGRSFARRTNFSDAIHFIGWYHHQNHRRNGIARNDAYNLYLAYYAGPSGYARGNWKSDPTARRGARRAADMAARYETQLKRC; translated from the coding sequence ATGATGCGCGTTGCGATGGTCCTTGCCCTCCTGCTGCTCTCAGGCTGCGCCTCTGCACCGAAGAACACGGACAATTCGTGCGCGATCTTCGAGCAGCAGAGCGGCTTCCTGACGAACTGGCGCAGGGATGCCGAAAGAACATCCACCGAATTCGGCATACCCGTCTCGGTTCTGATGGCGACGATTCAAGCCGAGTCGAACTTCGAGGCGCGGGCTCGCCCTCCCCGCCGGAAGCTGCTGGGCGTCATTCCCTGGAAGCGGCAATCGACGGCCTACGGCTACGCACAGGCGCTTGACAGGACGTGGGACGACTACCAGAGGCGAACGGGCCGTTCGTTCGCGCGCAGAACCAACTTTTCGGATGCGATCCACTTCATCGGCTGGTACCACCACCAGAACCACCGCAGGAACGGCATCGCCCGCAACGACGCGTACAACTTGTATCTGGCCTACTATGCCGGCCCATCGGGCTATGCCCGGGGCAACTGGAAAAGCGACCCCACAGCTCGGAGGGGCGCCCGCAGGGCAGCCGATATGGCGGCCCGCTACGAGACGCAGTTGAAGCGATGCTGA